Within the Scleropages formosus chromosome 8, fSclFor1.1, whole genome shotgun sequence genome, the region TGATAGTGTCATGAGATCACTCCCCGTTATCAGTAATGTACAGTTACAGCTACTAATTCGAATGCCAGAGTGATGTCCTTTGTCAGATGGTTCGATTGATCCCTCAGAGTCCAGCAATTCAGTAAGTATCTGCGTACGTAGGGAATATATAAGTGAAACTGTAAGAGAAGATGgtaagaagaaaataatttcaaagaaaacaatgatGTGCATATCTGTCTGAGTGTGTCCAGGCTGCACTTGCTTTGCTCCCCACTCTGTCTCAACGAATTCTGATGCATGCTGATGTAAAAGAATATAGTGAAAGGCGCAGACCTCTTATAATGGATTTCTCTGGATAGGCAGCATTAAGAGTTTCATGACATTTGAATTACCTCTGCAGCATATTCTCgttcttctcattttccttgGATTTGGAACAATGACGTGTGCAAAGAGCATGAGTGAGAATTCAGTGTTCAAGGAGAGCCCGAGTCGTTTCTCATCCTCTTCCAGCCCCAGGGCGAGGACAACAAGGGGTGTGACGCTCCTACGGAGTTTGGACCCCAGAACCATCTGGAGCAGCTGCGGCTTTGGCTGGAGCGCCTCTGTCCCGAGGTGGTGCGCGAGTACGAGCGCGACGGCTGCCTGTGCGAACTGTCCCGCAGGAAGCTCATCAAGTTCGCGGTGTCATTCATCATGGATCAGTTTGGATTGTACGGCTCGGCTCCTTGCGCTTGGATTGTTGTCCTTGTAGTGTTCGTGCTGCTGTTGCGATGCGCTGAGTTGTCTATTTGCTTCAGGAGTCTTAGTCCGTTTGTGAAATTACGGCCTGATTTCATGAACCGATACGGAAAGTGATCCTTAACTTGTTAGAGTCATCGCTTTTTAAGATACATGCCGCTCTGCTTCATTCAGCTCTagactttttttcatttgtagcTTCAGTAGCAGTTGACTATCAAAGCCCATATGTGCAGATTAATAACTGTTATTGACTCAAGTCCACCTTTGTAATGGAGCCATATTGCTGAGATACTGTGTCTCTCTTCCCCGTCCTGACAGCTACCCTACCTCTGCACAGAAGACCATGTTGGCAGAGCACATCGTGGAGCTCTTTCCCAGCCTCCGCTTGTGCGTTCCCTCAGCTGGGATCAACGGTGTGGTGAGTGCCCCTCGCCTTGGACTGGTCAAACCACTTACGTCTCCCGTTTGCCATTGTccacttttataaaaaaaaaaaaaagacaaggttATTTCCATTGACTCTGTGGGCTTTTGTAATACGTTGACACATACGTGGGTTCTGTCAAGTGCAGCAGTGTCTTTTCAGCGTTTGTGAAGTTGTCACTTCCTTTGCGTGTCCCCTCCGCGTGGGGCCGATTTTACAGGAGCACCTGTACGACCCGGTGTCGCGGACGGGCTACATCGAGACGCGGCTGCGCAACTTCCGACGGACGCTGGAGGCCGACAAGAAGAAGTACGTCTTGAAGCGTCGGCGGGCAGAGCTGGGTCTCCCGGGAGCCCCAGTGGGGCAGGGCCAGTCATCGAGCGAAGAGACTCGCAAATGGGTGGCGCTGATGAAGAGGACCAAGCCGCTGAGCAAGAACTTGCCGACCATCCGCACCGCCATGGAGCGCACCTTCGTGGCTCGCAGGAAGTGGATGAACAGCGCGCGACCTTGCTTGAGCGCCGTGCTGGCCAAATACCCGCGCTTTCTGGACGTTCCCTCGACGGTGAGGCCAGTTGTCATAGAAACAATCCCTAACCTTGCCGACTCCGCTCCTTAGTGCTCGCGATGAAGTTCTACCTCTGTGGCTTATTGCCCGGGTTACATGTTTCTTGTGTGTTCTACAGTGATTAGCAGCCCTAGTCTCAGGGAAGGGCAACTACTTGGTCAATAAACGACCGCAGCTGACCGTAATGAATGGTCTTAGACGTATCATAAAGAAATGCACACCATATTGCTGTGCTAAATGCTGGTGGCAACACTCAAAAGCGTCTGCTTGTCACAGTGTGTGAGCGTTCCCTTTTTGGGGTGACTGACCGTCCAGCTGAAATGCGGCCCATCTGTCCAACGTCCAACAAGTGAACACTCTTCCATGTGCAGATTGACCTGGAATTTGAGAAGATGTACCCTGGGAAAGGGGACGCCTTCATGTCCAAGTGGAGTTCCAGCGTGTTGCCGAGGGTGCGCCAGATCGCGGAGTGGGAGAAGCACCCAGAGATCACTGCCCTCCTCCAGCAGGCCAGCTCCCAGCAGGAAGGTGAGGCTGGTGTCAAAATAAATCAGACCAGATCCCCCTGTTGATGTTTTCATGTCCCTGCTGTTGCTCATGTAATTCCTGAATCATCTCCATTATGCTCTTTGGGTAGTAAAGCACTATTTGAGATCATCTCACTTGTAGACGCAGGTACTAGTAAATTGAGAACTTGCACATCCTGCAGCCCTCAAATGTTGTAGAAGTTGTAAAAGTGATCATTTCCCGCTTGTTTAGAGTGCCTTAACTGGCTTTCATCTGTGCCTCGGTGCTCCCGTTACTCCAGATTCCTGCACGCTTACCATGCTGAAAGTGCTCATGCTCTTACTACCTCCAGCCAACACGGGCAGAGGTTCCCTGCCCACCAAGTTCAGCATCAAGCATGCGATTCGCTACCTGGTAGATCTTGTCCCGGTACGTACCCTTTGTTACGTTTCCTTCAGATACTTCATCAGTAGTTTCATGGACATTCAGCGTTTCTTGTTCCAAGGATGTTGGCGTAATGTTGTTCCGGAAAAGATTTTTCGGGAATAAGTTGTCTTTGGTGTTTTACCCCATTTTCTCCCAATTGAGTTGTAGCCAATAACCCAGCTGTGCCTCCTCCTTGACTCGGTACAGCCTCTCAAATGTAGGGTACCGATGGGTCACCGGGGGGAGCCGCAGGGGGTGATTAATGTGCGATCTGAACAAAAGGCTCCACGAGTTCTAGCAAAATGTGTACAGTTGAACCGACACACTTCTTGACGTTTGAAGGTTTCCTCCCTCACCTCGGAGCACCACTTTTTTGCCCTCGCAGATGGACACGAATGTGTCCACATTGTTCTGTGACCTGAGCACCGCAGAGCCACCCAGCACCCTGCCCAGGCCCTACATCCTGAGTGTGGGACCCCTGGACTCCCCTGGCAGGAAGCTTTACATCCTGGCCCCTGTGGAGCGTGTGGTGATGGCTCTGCCGGAGGGAGGCCTGAGCGCCGCCGTGGACAAGCTCTTCAAGTTCCTGCGCATCTTCAACCTAGACTACCCCGTGCAGCTCGCCCCGCTTTACAGCTTCCTGGAGCACCTGTATGGCTTGGAGAAGCCCCACAGTGCCCTTGGGAGCAAGAAGTCCAAGGTACTGGAGCTGGTGTCAGGTCTCCAGGCTCTCTCCTGACGGCGTGGCGGTCGCACGACTCGATCTCACCCGCGGGATTGGCCCCCCGTTTCTCCCTCTCATCATGTTTTTGCCTTGACTCTATCACACACTGAGTACGTATGTTTACCTCTGAAAAGACACGTGGGCAGTCACAGACCTCGAGGGCGGTGGGCTCTGCTCGTTGTCCAGTGAGAAAGAGGAAGGGCTCAGTGGCCCAGTGATTCATCCCTTACAGTCAACAAGTCAGCTTGAGTTTTAAATCAAGCGAATCGGTTACTGACAGCACAGTCGATGTCACCGGAACTGTTACGCACCAACAAAACCGGACTTTGCTAGGAAAATGTTTTGGTAAGGGATTTGATATCACATTGTACTTTTTTTACTGTCTTTCTTTGTACAGCTGTTGTAGCTTTTAGGTTTGAGTGGCGCAGTTCAATGTCTAAGTGCTACACTGAACTTGCGGCACAAATGCAGCACTGCAGTTTTACCCTGGAGCAGCCAGAGTCACCTGGGCAAACATAACAAATGCCCAATGTTCACAAGGACCTCGCACTGACTGCCTGCGCTTCCTGCATTCAGTCGAACACCTGTGTAATGTGATCTCTTCCGGATTTCGTATGCACCGAGACCTCTGAGCTAAGGCGGTTTCCGGCGCTGGAACCGTACTCCCCTCAGCACAACCCGTCCCATGGGAAGTCCTGCGGTTTGGACTGTATGGGTGGGTTTGATGCACAGCAGGTGCATTTCCCATCTCTGCAGCTTtagtgtgtgtcatttttaatgtaaggCCTTCCTCAGTTTTGCTCTTCATTAAAGATAGCCAGCAGCCTCCTTCAGATTTGACAATAGGTTCATGACCACTTCTGGTTTCCACTTACCATTCTCCGCTCTGTCGTGGTACTTGGTGCACTTCAGACAGGCCGGCTCCTCGTCTTACATaaacaactgggaccagaagtctgttcctAATTTGATTTACGcataaatccaaagtcagtTTTATTGCAAAGTCACAGTCAATGTGTCAAAATACAGACCTCCCGTCATTTATTACATTCTGTAGAAATGTCTGCTACAGCTATAATAAGTAAGGCTTATAAGGCATTTTTGTTAACCGCACGCTACCTTAATTTGAATTGAGTGCCAGCAGGGTTGTGTCTGGTTCTAGAGGAGACTGGGGATTAGGTGACAGAGGGTAGCCTTAGGGAGGTCTTATTGCAAAACAAACCAGCCAGAGCACAAACATGAATGCAATCACAAAATCCTTTTGGCTGCAACAACAGCATACACTGCAAAACAAACTTAGCCCTGCAGGGTTCTGCATTCCGGACGTTTACTTTCGCCTCAGTCAATTTAAGTATACTAGGGCTTCACTagctgcacctggtgctcgtTTCTCCCCACATGTAGCTCCAAAACCAGGAATTGGGGATAAGATGGattctttgtctttgtgtgcctcggaaataaaaattttaaaaacacgtTTTTTCACAAACTCCTACTCTATAGCAGTTGTTGACCACTTCACCTCAAAATTACATGTGATGTTCCCCTTATTGGTCGTCACTTCCCCTTGGTCATCAGTACAGCACACCAGGCACGAGCTGTACACAATAGGAAGGTGACTTGAATGCACACAGCCCCACTCGGGGAGTCAGCGTACTGTGCATTACCTCTTCAGCATGTCCTGCGGACCCGGTTGAACCCTCATCTCCTTACCTCGGTCTCTGCGGCACCTTAAACTTCCCACTTTTGTCAgattgtacatacagtacaagcCTGTAGTGGACAACATTGATTCTGTAACTAAGGCTTTTCTTCCCTGGTACAATGATAgtcttaaatattttaattacatggtGCAGAAGTACCATCCTTTTACACCTCCAGCATGAGTCAGTTGCTTTTAACTACTTATCCCTGCTAATAACTGTTCCCAACTTACTTTGGTTTGGTGAATTGATCACGGAAATGGCCCTTGGGGACTGGGCACCTCATGGCCATCTGGTACCTGTTGGTTGGCTGAGACACCGCGTTAcccattacattacattacccTCTTTAAATAATAAGTTATTAAAAAGTGGATGGAGTAAAATACACCACTGCAGTTTAAGCGTTAAATTTCAGGTATTGAACGAAGGTGCTCAGTGTTTTGGTTGTGAAAAACCAAATCTCCAGGGCTCTTGTCTGCTCAGCCCCATTTTTACCCAGGGTTTAATCTATTGCttgaattcatttttcattctttgtgttcttttcttgCCTGTCGATTCCTACTTGGGGGCAGAGTCAATGAAGCAACAAGTTTGGATCTTTAGCTCTGCCGCTTTTTTTTAGATTTACCCCTTATGCAAGTATTTTCACATGCCAGGCTGAAATAAATAGATCTTGATTGTTTTCCTGAGTCAAAGTCCTTCGTGTTGACAGTACTCGACTACCTCTTCTGAACCCAGTTTTAAATGTGGGCATCTGCTGAGAGTGCTTCGAGTGCATCGTTGTGTTTGTTGCTGCCGCTCTAGTTGCTCATCCGTAGAaatattttagttatttaaatgttgtttcGGGTGATCACGCCACAGTAaaggtttaaaataaacattttcctttgATCATATGCCTGCCTTTTCTCTTTTAATGCTAAGTTTCCAAGATAAGCTCTGCATTGGCACGgtatttctggatttttttttaaaacttgttttgttCTTTAACATGGTATGCAGTTGGCGCAATGATGtgtattgtgttttattaaaaaggaTCATCgacagtattaaaaaaaggttaatcAGGTTTAGGGATGTAATGAGATTTCACAAGTCATAGATGTGTTCCTCTTCCACACTCTCCCCAAATCCCTTGGCCCTCAGGGAGGTTGAGTCCttccagaaacaaaacaaacaaaaaaaaaaataaataaaaaattagctGGCCCCGAAGATGATCCTTTGCTTCAGCACTGATCTGATGTTAAGCTGTTTAATCTTACCGTGACTTTCAGTCCTGCCTGTTTGACCAGTGCTCAGTTCTGTCACTTTACCGCTTACTGATGGGTAAAATCAAAGTGCAAAAGCAGGAGGAAATCAGTTTTATTGACGTGTAGTGAATATTACACTGAGGTTTGTTGTGCGGTAACTTAACCCTATTTCGCAGCGTGTTTTACTcacttaatatttatttttcccagctGCTCCGAAACATATTTGTTTGAAAATTTTGGGACGATGCCGTTTCAGGAACGTTCTATGTCATTGTACGTCCATAGTTAGAGTGACCGATATTGATCGTGGGGAACGAAAACAACGCGCTCATAGTGTCCGACCAATCGTTGAGCGGCACCGCCGGGACCGGCCGACATTGAGCGTTCCGATTGGTCGGATTTTTAGGACTCGAGGTGGGCGTGACCACATGTCAGCTCTCCGCCGAAACAACAGCTACACACTCGCGACCATGTACCTCACGGCGCTGGTGTGCTGCGCGGCTGTGCTCGCGCTCCTCTTCAAGTACCTGATCTGGGACCGCGGACCCAACCCGCTGGCCGTCGACACCCGAGAGCCGCTCAAACCGCTCGTCACCGATaagaaggaaaagaacaaaatccTGAAACAAGGTGCGTACGTGCGTTCGTCGCGCATGACTTTACAGTACTGCGTTTTAcgccactgtttttttttttttttttttttccttttcttttcttttcttttcttttcttttccagtcAGTCGTTACTGCTCTGGAACGCGTCACGTCTGCTTGTTTTTCCTGAGTGTTACAGCCATGCGCCTGACAGACTGAGCCGTTTTCTTTGGTTTCCTGCACGTGCTGCTGTTTTCGCGGGTCTTTTGGAGCAGAATGAACACGGGCACGAGAGCAAACGACGAGAAAACAAAGAATCATGATGGGGGGGAAAACGGTCGGTCATCGTTTTACTCTGTTACTTCCACCATGAATCATCGATTGCAGCAGTTTTCCGGCACACTACGTTGGTTTTGGACGAATTCCAGGATTTcacacattttgattttagaACCAAGTTACACACTTGACAGGAATTAGTTTTTCACGAAATGTCCGCTTTAAACGGTTTATTCTTCCTTTTCCCTGGAATGCAGCTCTTCAGAGTGTGTACACTGTAGTGTACTGTACTACTGGAGTGAGTTGCACGCTTACAGCGAGTGCAACAACACGCTCTGCTGCGGCCTGGGCCTCCGCTTCGTAACTtcatcatgtttttctccactggCGCTTCGCTTCATCCACTTTGACTTCTCATGTTAGATAGGCAGCTTTACAGCAATCATGCTGGAAGGTAATTTTGACCGAATCCATTTCGGCTTGGTGTagaaggagtgggatttgaaccttcaggTGGCAGGCAGTGTCCTTCACCGCTTATTGCCTACAGCACCCTCCTGGTTGTTGCGCACACCGGAAAACGGCGcttcctatatatatatatatatatttgtgtccCGCTTTGTTGTCGTCACCAGGCTTTTTGGCCAGCAAGGTCCCGGAGAAGCTCGATGCCGTCGTCATCGGCAGCGGAATTGGCGGCCTGGGCGTCGCCGTCCTCCTCGCCAAGGTCGGCAAGAGGGTCCTGGTCCTGGAGCAGCACGACCGGGCTGGCGGCTGCTGCCACACCTTCACGGAGAAGGGCTTCGAGTTTGACGTGGGTAAGAATCCGGTCTGCATCCCAGCTCACGGCTCCACTTTGTCAGGCGATGACGGACGGAAGACGTGACAAGAAAACGTGAAACGGTTGTCTTCCGTCCGTCGTCTCCACCCTGCCACCCAAGTGCTCCCACTCTTAAGCTAATATTTCACAGTAAAGCAGCCAGGGACACTGGGGATTTGATCTCACAAGCTGCGGGGGTTTGGTTCCTATGAAACTCCATGAATGCGGAAGACGCAAATGTGGAACCGTTGATCCTACGGGGAAAAAAGGCGTCGGGTTCCTGTGGGACCCTGTACGTTTTTGCGCCATACCTTTTTGCTACCGATCACAATAAACTCAATTTTTCATGAACCCTTCTTGTAAAGCACAGCTTTCTTATTATATCgtgcattttataaatgttttatacacTCTTTATTATGTAATAGCACATTATGTACAGTTTTGGTGTACCAGTACTCACACTCTCTAGTCGTGCGCTCATtgacacatccacacacacgcacacaacaaCAAAATCCCTGGAAAACGAGCACTGAAGACATTTGCGAGGagtatttaaaatgatgagATAAAGGAATTACTCCTGGATGCAAAGAgagagtaaaaatgaaaaaccgtGGATTACAAGATGCACGTGTTGCCGCAGCGAGAGCGCGAGGAAGCAGGGCCTGTGAATAGATGCGAGGCGCTCATGAATGTCAAAAAATGGGTTACGCTTTAATATGAGTGAAGCGGCCAACACGGGACACCCGAATAGCGAGCAGAGACTACTGTATTTACTTTATCCGTCTGACCGTTCTCATCGGCCCGCAGGTATCCACTACATAGGGGAGCTCCTGGAGAACAACCCTTTCCGCTGCCTCCTGGACCAGCTCACCAACGGGCAACTCCAGTGGGAGCCCATGGACAACCCGTACGACCTTGTGGTTCTGGGGCCTCCGGAGAACCGACGGGTTTACCCCATTTACCATGGCAAGGACCGCTTCCTGGCTGAGCTCAAGAAGCGCTTTCCTGGCGAAGAGGCGGCCATTGACAAATTCTTGAAGCTCTCCAAGGTCAGACTCCTCTGTGGCATACCCCCAGTTGGCGCTCTCATCATGGGGGAGTCAGGCGCCGTGACTGTTTGCTGCTGAGTGTCTCCAAAAGTAAAATCTTGTAGGGAATTTATGTAGCGGTTATGTGCTGCTGGTTGATGATGTTGAGTCCTTCAGAGAGGTCTTGGTAACATACTTGAATCCATGGATTTATTGtgccaaaaaaatgtatgtgaagcccttgtgtccctgagttttaccacaaaatggttactTAATGAGaatttgtttctcatgtgaccgaatatgtgtgtaatgaccaattccatatgttgctttagaggaaattgtgtgtaggAGAAACACACAAGTTGTGCAGGTGTAAAATTAAGTGAACCTCAGGTAgcattggttacaccaagtatGTAAGTAGactcaggtgtgtaaatcagtcgtttattcactttatatgtttaagatttaatgtttttaagttTAGTATTTGAAACAAGAATATTGatcatccctatagggttcataTGCTTTCCACCACACCATATAtgctacatttaaattataGTTATTTTAGGTGCAATAAATCCATAGattattgctgttttaatttctcCCTCTATCAGTAGGTGTGTACATCTAGCCTGTTGGAGAGCTGCTCGCATGACATGCCAGTGACCTTTGAGATCATAGTTTTGGTGAATCACTGATATGATGGTTGGTTGACTTTTAGTCCTTTATTTGTAGTTGGTCAGAAAAATGAGGTGACTGAGGCTGAATTGCCATCAGTCCAGTTTCCGTAGAATTCCACTCTTTCATCTGCGTGTGGCTGTTGGGTGAACCTTTGAGCTTAGTCTTTTGAGTCAGTAATATCAACTTAAAGTACGAGTCACAACATAAAATATTGTGATTTAAGCTCTGTCCAGTGGCCCCTCCTCTTCTAAGTATTTGAGTCACGCATATCTCACTGTACAaacttttccagtttgtttatttttacttgtctTTTCTCCATCGTTACACAATGTATGCAGGGGAGGGGGAAACGGAGCCCAACTGTTAAGTAGTGGTGAAGTGCACCAGAATAGAATAGGAGCAAAAGACCCCTTTTCACTTTGCggccacagtgtttacagcttgtgttgttttatttttccgtCGCGATGATCAATAGCGAGATGATGAAAGTCACGCATGTTTATGCATTGAATAGGTCAGCTATCACCACTGGATAGGAGTGGAGAggaagtattttaatttttggtaATTTTGATTCACTCTTACTTCGTTCAGTGTTGTTTAAAGTGTAATAATCAGCGCTGTGGAGTTGGTACACAAAACTTTCGATTCCGATTCCAgcaacccaataattgcttctgactccgactccacagcactgcccgaaagttgcacgttattttgggggttgacttgTCGGGCTAATATaagcctaaacctatattacacttCTAATCTTTGGGGGTCAACTTATATGCCGGAtcaacatatactgtacatttactcggagtcggtacatttttatcGATTCCGACTCCACTAagccaataattgcttccgactctgACTGTGCAGCACTGGTAATAATGTTATGTCTTTATTATTGACAAATGGGAGACGTGTACAGAGCCGAAGCTGTGAATAAATGCAGCGATATCTGTGTGATGTGTCTTTCTGCAGAAAGCGGCCTTTGGTGCTTGGATCCTGGTTGTGCTGAAGCTCTTCCCGGCCCTTGTGGTGCGCTTCCTGATAGCCACAGGCTTGGCCCATTGGATGTCCCCCTTCCTGAGCCTTGGACGCCGCAGCCTGACCGAGGTTGTCAGTGGACTGACGGAGAACAAGGACCTGCGAGCCGTCTTCTCCTACATCTTTGGGACCTATGGTAGGGGTGCCACAGCAGGGTTCCTCATGGATCTTAAACCAACAGCATTAACGGTCTTTGAATCCTGAGAAGTAACTGGCAGAAATTCTCGGTGAATGACCCTGAAAAACACGCTTCGCTGCCATCGCTGTCCTTGTCTTTTCAGAGCTTGTTTTCTCGGTGCTGTAaagtaaaatctgtttttaagtACTTTTACCTTTGTATTATTTAGGCAACATCCCCAAGGAGGCGAGTTTCTCCATGCATAGCCTGGTTATGTGCCACTACCTGCATGGTGCCTGGTATCCCAAGGGGGGCGCCAGTGAGATTGCCTACCACATGATCCCCATCATCGAGAAGGCTGGGGGGGCTGTTCTTGTCCGAGCTCCTGTGAACCGCATTCTGTTTAATGAAGCTAAAGAAGcctgtggtaaaaaaaaaaaaaaatctgtttgttatattggttttgttttttcttttttctgtttaacaaATACACTTACAACATAATGTAACAATGTATCAGCAAGAATGTAGTGTAAATCTGAACACTTTTCTGCAGGTTTCTGCTGCAGGCCCACTTGTTTTTGTTCCTCCTCTTCTGTTTCTCAGGTGTGAGTGTCATGAAAGGTCAAGAAGAGGTCCACATCAACGCTCCCATCATCATCTCTGACGCTGGTCTCTTCAACACCTACCGACAGCTCATCCCCAAAGACCTCCAGGCTCTTCCAGGTGGGTTATGACCCCTCAGCACGTGaggaaaaattacataaaatatttgtataacGAGGAACAGCCttacaggggcagcaggtgggttAAGCCACCATCTTGTACTTGAAGGATCTTTGGTTGAATCttattcctgctgtagtacccttaagcaaggtgcttaccctgaattgctgcactTTTTACgaaacattgaaagttgctttggaggaaactgtgtgctaaaaaaataaatggttatTTAGTGCAGGATTGTGCTCAAGAGATTAATCAACGTCTTGCATGATATCATTTTTGGACTTTCATTGAGCAACCAAAGGGCGATAATAAAACACTTGTGCAATGGTTCTGCAGACTGCTTTTATTTGCTTGCCAGGGTTTAATGTCTGCAGTGACTTGcatatttcattgtttcactttttacCTATATTTAGACAGTCTTTACAAGAGAGTAGAGCAAGGGTAACTGTAACACAGACCCACGCATTTCTGCTAATAGGCAGTTCTTTAGCTGTTAGGCCCTATATTGCTTGGTGGTGCTATTAATTGGATTTGAAACCACTGTGATCCtactctggacaagcagttattgaaattgcatGGATGGATGAAGCACAATGGGCTTAATTTGGCATTGCTGACACTcatcaacagaaaaatactCCTTAACGTTAAAGT harbors:
- the LOC108941533 gene encoding all-trans-retinol 13,14-reductase-like, translated to MYLTALVCCAAVLALLFKYLIWDRGPNPLAVDTREPLKPLVTDKKEKNKILKQGFLASKVPEKLDAVVIGSGIGGLGVAVLLAKVGKRVLVLEQHDRAGGCCHTFTEKGFEFDVGIHYIGELLENNPFRCLLDQLTNGQLQWEPMDNPYDLVVLGPPENRRVYPIYHGKDRFLAELKKRFPGEEAAIDKFLKLSKKAAFGAWILVVLKLFPALVVRFLIATGLAHWMSPFLSLGRRSLTEVVSGLTENKDLRAVFSYIFGTYGNIPKEASFSMHSLVMCHYLHGAWYPKGGASEIAYHMIPIIEKAGGAVLVRAPVNRILFNEAKEACGVSVMKGQEEVHINAPIIISDAGLFNTYRQLIPKDLQALPAIQNQLAMVKSGYGGLSLFIGLNGSKEELGLKADNYWIFKENNVDELMEKYSKNTRDESARNIPMIFVASPSAKDPTWQERQPGKSTMSIVSFAPYDWFEEWKDGKVTNRGADYKELKDTFIQSIMDMVVEFFPKIKGKVEYIDAGTPLTNQHYIATPRGEIYGCDHNKDRFSAEVSAALRPQTPLKNLYLTGQDVFVCGLAGALAGALTCGSVILNRNLHLDTVSLTRRQKHKNNDKKKE
- the LOC108941542 gene encoding uncharacterized protein LOC108941542, which produces MAAGGSDQYELDVHLSVGFLRKQLGGTIEEAVRTAVETVLCETVRLLGERLGHLQGAREHEGLAGVAGLAGLPGLPGQSLKLWFEAAGEDWKAEPGGDDSSRDQGSAGKAASTRSTSRPNCGAQKPHGHGDVPEPPRDEHADFGVFPDPFDMASAGPREDFAEGQDMGLPEDWELMNKVYKVEHSEALSFIDEGGTAHYAEDYMMHDRDLRIITVPLEEELSEMDTAGSKDHPTQFRQADIKKELPEAQTSGVLAEAAVLPSRGEPQGEDNKGCDAPTEFGPQNHLEQLRLWLERLCPEVVREYERDGCLCELSRRKLIKFAVSFIMDQFGFYPTSAQKTMLAEHIVELFPSLRLCVPSAGINGVEHLYDPVSRTGYIETRLRNFRRTLEADKKKYVLKRRRAELGLPGAPVGQGQSSSEETRKWVALMKRTKPLSKNLPTIRTAMERTFVARRKWMNSARPCLSAVLAKYPRFLDVPSTIDLEFEKMYPGKGDAFMSKWSSSVLPRVRQIAEWEKHPEITALLQQASSQQEDSCTLTMLKVLMLLLPPANTGRGSLPTKFSIKHAIRYLVDLVPMDTNVSTLFCDLSTAEPPSTLPRPYILSVGPLDSPGRKLYILAPVERVVMALPEGGLSAAVDKLFKFLRIFNLDYPVQLAPLYSFLEHLYGLEKPHSALGSKKSKVLELVSGLQALS